Within the Deltaproteobacteria bacterium genome, the region GGTGCCCTCGGCAATGGTCAGCGAAACCCCGTTGAGCGCGGTGGCGGCACCGTAACGCCGGTGGACGTTCCTGAACTCGATGCGCCCGGATCCCATGCACGTTCTCCGGTGTCTCGGTCGTACTCCCCCAAGATGACGTTCGGTAGGCCGAGAAGGTTAAAGTTTGGTGACCGCGTCGGTCTGGTGTAGACTTTCACGGACGCTCGATCCGGGCGCGAGAATAGTACACCCCCGGTGCGGGGACAAGACGTTCGAGGGGACCCCCACACATGCAGCCCACCATGAAAGCCGTCGTCGTGAGGGAGTTCGGCGACGTCGACGTGATGCGGATGGAGCAGCTTCCCGTCCCCTCCCCCGAGGCCGGAGAGGTGCTGATCAAGGTCCACTCGGTTTCGGTCAATCAGACGCTGGACATCGCGGTGCGGCAGGGCCTGTACCGCACCGACCTGCGGTTTCCGGTGGTGCTGGGCACCGACCCCGCGGGTGTGGTGGTGGCCGCCGGCGACGGGGTGGCGTCCCCGTGCGCCGGCGAGCGGGTCGCGGTGGTGGCTTCCATCCGCTGCGGCGAGTGCCGCTTCTGTCTCATGGGCCGGGAAGACTCGTGCCCCCGAAGCAAGCACCTGGGGCTCGACCGCTGGGGCGGGTACGCGGAGTACGTGACCGTGCCGGCGGAGAACGTCTTCCCCATTCCGGACAACCTGTCTTTCGGTGAAGCCTCGGTGGTCACGCGCCACTTTCCCACGGCCATCAACCTGCTGCTCAACCACGCGATGCTCGAACAGGACGAATGGGTTCTGATCATGGGAGCCGCGGGGGCTCTGGGCAGTTGCGGCGTGCAGATCGCCCGGCACCAGGGCGCCCGTGTCATCGCGGCCGCCGGCGCCGATTCCAGGGCCGAGGCGGCCATGGGCTACGGCGCCGGGTTCGCCGTCAATTACCGGGAGCAGGACCTGGAGCAGGAGGTTCTCCGCATCACCGGCGGCCATGGCGTCGACGTGCTGTTCGAGAACATCGCCGACCCGACGCTCTGGCCCGGGGCCTTCAACAGCCTCGCCTTCGCCGGCCGTCTGGTGACCGCGGGCGCCCACGGCGGCGGCACCGTGCCGCTCGACGTCAAGCGGCTCTACCTCAAGCGCATCCGCATCATCGGACAGCCCGGCGCCACCCGCAAGGACGTGGAACTGGCCCTTGCGCTGGCCGGCCAAGGGGCGGTCCGCGCCATCATCGACCGCACCATGCCGCTGGAGCGCGTGAAGGAAGCGCACGAGTTGCTGGAACGCGGCGGGATCGTCGGCAAGATCGTGCTGGACCCCACCCTGGGGTGATACCCCTCCCCGCCCCTGGATTCCCGCCCCCGATCGGGGTCGAGGGCAAGCTTGCGCGGGAATGACGATTCGGGGGGTTGGCGCCAATTCTTGTCCCGGCGACGGTTTTACACAGCCTGGGAAGCGGGAATGACGATTCGGGGCGCTGGTGCCCTCCGGCGCGGGCACCGGGACAAATTGCCACATGCGGAACAGGCTGTTAGTTTGCTGTATCTACGGTTTCTTCAGCGTTCCCCAAACGAGAGGACGGGACTCCATGGCGCAACTCGTCACCATGCTCGGCATCACGCACAACCCCTTCATGCCGCGGCTGTTCAAGCAGGCGCAGCAGCCGCCGGGGGCGGCCAAGGTTCAGGAGCGGATCGCGATGATGCGCGCGAAGCTGGCGCAACACAAGCCGGACGTGCTCATCACCATCGGCAACGACCACCTGCACCAGTTCTTCATGGACAACATGCCGGCCTTCATGATCGGCAAGATGGACCGCTTCCACGGCACTTTCTACGACGAGGTGCGGGAATTCGGCCTGCCGGAGTGCGACCTGGCCGGCGACCTGGAGTTGTGCAACCGGCTCCTGGAGGGCGCCTACGAGCGCGGCGTGGACTTCGCCTATTCCAGCGAGTTGACGGTGGACCACTCCATCGTGGTCCCGATGATGTTCGTCAGGCCGGAAATGGACATCCCCATCGTCCCCATCCTGACCAACTGCATCGCTCCGCCGCTGCCCACCGCCCGGCGTTTCTACGAGGTGGGGCAGGCCATCCGCTCGGTCATCGACAGCATGCCCGACGGCAAGCGCATCGGCGTTTTGGTGAGCGGCCACCTGTCGCTGGAGGTCGGCGGCCCCAAACAGTTCGAGCGGCGCCTGATGGACGCGGACTTCGACTCCCGCGCCGTGGGCTGGATCACCACCGGCGACATCGACGCGGCCGCGCGCGACTGCAACCTGGAGCAGATGGTCCCCTCGGGCAACATGACCATGGGTTTCCTGAACTTCCTCATGGCCATGGGCGTGGCCAGTGGGGCGGCCCCGACGCACGCCGAGGGACTGGACGCGGGGTTCCCGGCGGTGCCGTTCTTTGCCTGGGAGCAAAAGGAAGAGGGAGCGGGCCTGTGAGCAAGTACCTGGTGAACAAGTTCATGCACGTGGTCAACATGAACGAGGCCGCGGAAGAAGCCTACGTGGAGAACCCGCCGGGCTTCGTCGCCCGGTGGGAGAAGGGCGAACGCCTGAAGTTCACGGCCGAGGAACGGCGCGCCCTGGAGCGGCGCGACTACGGCAGCCTGTATGCCATGGGCGCGCACCCGTTCCTGCTGTGGAGCTTCACCGAAGCCATCTGGCGCCACGAGGTGGACCGGGAAGAGCTGGTCAAGGACTACAAGGAAAAAGCCGCCGCGGTGGGATACCCGGACTTCGAGAGCTGAACACGCGCGCTGCTTCCGCCGAACCTAGCGTCCTGCGTCACAAATAGCTTGACGAATCCGCGGGTCCTTTTCGCCGTCGGCTGCGTTGCTCTTCCTCGCGTGGTGCCCGCCACTGCTCGTCATCGCGCCTTGCCGACGACAAAAATGCCCTCGCGGTTTCATCAAGCTATTTGTGACGCAGGACACTAGCAGCATCATTCGGCCCTTCTCTTGAGCCGCCAGGGCCAGTCGAGCCACGGGAAGCGCTCGTGATAGCGACGCACCAGCACGCGCCCGCCGATGGCGCAACCGACCCAGAAGACTACCTGGCTCACGAAGTAGGTGCCGGCCGCGAGTGCGAGCCGGTTGTGCTCCGTGTCGACGAAGGGCAGCAGCAGGATCGTGGCGCTGATCACCCACGAACCCGCCATCAACACCACCGCGAGCTTTTCGAGAAGGGTCATGGCATTCCGTGACGGGGGCACCCCGCCTGTGCACGCACCAGCCTTCGGCCGGGCGCGATTTTCCCTCGCTACCTTCCTGCCTCTGTTGAAACGAATGGACGCCGCCGGCACCCCGCGGATACCGAGCGCCGGACGGAGCCGCTACTGTGAATTACGGACGATACGCACGTCCACCGCCGCCACTCCCGCGCCCGCCTCCTTCACCATCAGCGGATTGATCTCCAGGTCGCTGAGGTGCCCCCGGTGCGCGGCGAACAGTCCGGACAGTCCGGTGATGGCCCGGACCAGCGCGTCGACGTCGCGGGGACCCTGCCCGCGTACGCCTTCGAGAATCTTGTAACCCTTGAGCTGACGGAGCATGGCCCGCGCGTCCTCGGTGGTGACCGGGATGAGACGCAGCGCCACGTCCTTCAGCACCTCG harbors:
- a CDS encoding zinc-binding dehydrogenase produces the protein MKAVVVREFGDVDVMRMEQLPVPSPEAGEVLIKVHSVSVNQTLDIAVRQGLYRTDLRFPVVLGTDPAGVVVAAGDGVASPCAGERVAVVASIRCGECRFCLMGREDSCPRSKHLGLDRWGGYAEYVTVPAENVFPIPDNLSFGEASVVTRHFPTAINLLLNHAMLEQDEWVLIMGAAGALGSCGVQIARHQGARVIAAAGADSRAEAAMGYGAGFAVNYREQDLEQEVLRITGGHGVDVLFENIADPTLWPGAFNSLAFAGRLVTAGAHGGGTVPLDVKRLYLKRIRIIGQPGATRKDVELALALAGQGAVRAIIDRTMPLERVKEAHELLERGGIVGKIVLDPTLG
- a CDS encoding extradiol ring-cleavage dioxygenase gives rise to the protein MAQLVTMLGITHNPFMPRLFKQAQQPPGAAKVQERIAMMRAKLAQHKPDVLITIGNDHLHQFFMDNMPAFMIGKMDRFHGTFYDEVREFGLPECDLAGDLELCNRLLEGAYERGVDFAYSSELTVDHSIVVPMMFVRPEMDIPIVPILTNCIAPPLPTARRFYEVGQAIRSVIDSMPDGKRIGVLVSGHLSLEVGGPKQFERRLMDADFDSRAVGWITTGDIDAAARDCNLEQMVPSGNMTMGFLNFLMAMGVASGAAPTHAEGLDAGFPAVPFFAWEQKEEGAGL